The following proteins come from a genomic window of Synechococcus sp. BIOS-E4-1:
- the glmM gene encoding phosphoglucosamine mutase has product MASSAAHPLGSLQSPEVSFGTDGLRGRVGSAITPALALQVGFWCGRVLPPDGPVLIGMDSRCSGSMVVSALTAGLTAAGREVWTLGLCPTPAVPGLIRRLQAAGGLMVSASHNPPEDNGIKVFGPDGSKLGSALQRRIESGLRGETDAAGSMSACGAASHRAELLEHYRDSLLSSVQHQRLDGVPIVLDLCWGSATACGAEVFRSLGADLTVLHGVADGERINVGCGSTHLGPLREAVIDRGAAMGFAFDGDADRMLAVDGRGRVVDGDHVLYLWGSVLQDSGALPDQRLVATVMSNLGFERAWQARGGQLERTPVGDQHVHAAMVSSGAALGGEQSGHILSSAHGLAGDGVLTALQLATLCHGQQMNLEDWLDRSFQAYPQKLVNVRVTDLARRKGWAECGPLRELVDEAERSMADDGRVLVRASGTEPLLRVMVEAAEADVVELWTGRLAEAADRHLNVA; this is encoded by the coding sequence ATGGCCTCTTCCGCTGCCCATCCGCTTGGTTCACTCCAATCCCCCGAGGTCAGTTTCGGGACGGATGGTTTGCGGGGGCGCGTCGGTTCGGCGATCACTCCTGCTTTGGCATTGCAGGTGGGTTTCTGGTGTGGACGCGTTTTGCCACCGGATGGTCCTGTCCTGATCGGGATGGATTCCCGCTGCAGCGGTTCGATGGTGGTGTCAGCTCTCACTGCAGGCCTCACGGCGGCAGGTCGCGAGGTCTGGACGCTTGGCCTTTGCCCCACTCCGGCGGTTCCAGGCCTCATCCGTCGCTTGCAGGCAGCGGGTGGACTGATGGTTTCCGCAAGTCACAACCCGCCTGAAGACAACGGCATCAAGGTGTTCGGGCCTGACGGCAGCAAGCTGGGTTCTGCGTTGCAACGCCGCATCGAATCCGGTCTGCGTGGAGAAACTGATGCAGCTGGGTCGATGAGCGCCTGTGGTGCGGCAAGCCACCGTGCTGAATTGCTGGAGCACTATCGCGACAGTCTGCTGAGCAGCGTTCAGCATCAGCGTCTGGATGGCGTGCCGATCGTGCTCGATCTGTGCTGGGGTTCAGCAACCGCCTGCGGTGCAGAGGTCTTCCGCTCACTTGGGGCCGACCTCACCGTTCTGCACGGAGTCGCCGACGGCGAACGCATCAACGTGGGTTGTGGATCCACCCATCTCGGCCCTCTGCGTGAGGCCGTGATCGATCGTGGCGCGGCCATGGGCTTCGCCTTCGATGGTGATGCCGACCGGATGCTTGCGGTCGATGGTCGTGGCCGCGTGGTTGATGGTGACCACGTTCTCTATCTCTGGGGGTCTGTGCTTCAGGACAGCGGTGCTCTGCCTGATCAGCGCCTTGTCGCCACGGTCATGTCCAACCTTGGATTTGAGCGGGCCTGGCAGGCAAGAGGTGGTCAGCTGGAGCGGACTCCTGTGGGAGACCAGCATGTGCACGCGGCCATGGTGAGCAGTGGTGCAGCTCTCGGAGGTGAACAGTCCGGACACATCCTTTCCTCCGCCCATGGACTCGCCGGAGATGGGGTTCTAACGGCGCTTCAGCTCGCCACTCTCTGCCATGGCCAGCAGATGAATCTGGAGGACTGGCTTGACCGCAGCTTCCAGGCGTACCCCCAGAAGCTGGTCAATGTACGGGTGACAGACCTGGCGCGTCGCAAGGGTTGGGCCGAGTGCGGCCCTCTGCGAGAGCTGGTCGACGAAGCAGAACGTTCCATGGCCGACGACGGCAGGGTGCTGGTGCGCGCAAGCGGCACCGAACCTCTGTTGCGGGTGATGGTGGAGGCGGCAGAAGCGGATGTGGTGGAACTCTGGACCGGTCGCTTGGCTGAGGCTGCCGACCGCCATCTCAATGTGGCTTAA